A window from Culex pipiens pallens isolate TS chromosome 3, TS_CPP_V2, whole genome shotgun sequence encodes these proteins:
- the LOC120422848 gene encoding monocarboxylate transporter 12 — translation MVSSNKVPPDGGYGWVIVAGCAVINIFNQSLISVFGLMFGDYLSDLGENAFGAALVMNICNISLNFSGLITGPIIKKFNARKASILGSLLTGGALTACSYATEMWQIILSYSLVFGFGLGLIQSSTFVALNSYFKNNKGKAVGFALAGTGIGQILMPLLVQYLLDIFSFRGTTLIIGGLAFNGVVGAALLQPVEWHKRHVLDEESNNERLPLIAATSTTTNPSKSDSGWSKLAALMDVAILKKVSFLNLIIGLGLAYTASTSFSLFFPYFLQKTANLDMFQTANCMSMLSTTDLLTRVTVPAFVDRMKFSHRNTFLMAGLCLVIARSVMAEMRSIVPLMITSAFYGIFRSITIVNQNLTIAEYCGEKGLESMLPNALGFNMITKGVLVLSLGQLLGWFVDYTGSYSLNLHAQNLLLVSTCVLWLCEMYFKYRD, via the exons ATGGTGAGCTCAAATAAGGTGCCCCCGGATGGAGGATACGGATGGGTGATCGTTGCTGGTTGTGCAGTGATAAAC ATATTCAACCAGTCACTCATATCCGTGTTTGGTTTGATGTTTGGAGACTATTTGAGCGATTTGGGTGAAAATGCTTTCGGTGCTGCTCTCGTTATGAACATATGCAATATATCCTTGAACTTTTCAG GATTAATCACCGGTCCAATCATAAAGAAATTTAACGCGAGGAAGGCATCTATTTTGGGCAGCTTGTTAACTGGCGGTGCTCTGACAGCATGCTCGTATGCAACCGAGATGTGGCAAATCATACTTTCCTACAGTTTAGTGTTTGGATTTGGATTAGGTCTTATTCAGTCATCGACATTCGTGGCATTGAattcatatttcaaaaacaataagGGAAAAGCTGTCGGGTTTGCACTGGCAGGAACTGGAATCGGGCAAATCTTGATGCCATTGCTAGTTCAGTACTTGCTGGATATTTTCAGTTTCCGTGGCACTACGCTCATCATTGGTGGACTAGCTTTCAATGGG GTTGTCGGAGCTGCCCTTTTGCAGCCAGTAGAATGGCACAAGAGACACGTGTTGGACGAAGAGTCAAACAATGAGAGGCTTCCTCTGATAGCAGCAACAAGTACTACTACGAATCCTAGCAAATCTGACAGTGGATGGTCAAAATTGGCAGCATTGATGGATGTAGCGATTCTTAAGAAAGTCTCATTTCTTAACCTGATTATTGGATTGGGACTTGCATATACAGCATCAACCAGCTTCTCTCTATTTTTCCCATATTTTCTACAG AAAACAGCGAACCTTGACATGTTTCAAACGGCCAACTGCATGTCAATGCTTTCGACAACCGATTTGCTCACGCGTGTCACTGTGCCAGCGTTCGTCGATAGGATGAAATTCTCGCATCGAAACACGTTTCTGATGGCTGGACTATGCCTGGTCATCGCACGGTCCGTGATGGCCGAGATGAGAAGCATCGTACCGCTGATGATTACATCGGCTTTTTACGGGATTTTCCGGTCCATAACGATAGTGAATCAAAACTTGACGATTGCCGAGTACTGTGGGGAGAAAGGGCTGGAATCTATGCTGCCAAACGCTCTTGGGTTTAACATGATAACCAAGGGAGTGTTGGTTTTGAGCTTGGGTCAGCTGCTTGGTTGGTTCGTTGACTACACTGGAAGTTATTCTCT